From Micromonospora rhizosphaerae, the proteins below share one genomic window:
- a CDS encoding anti-sigma regulatory factor: MTAGVDLGVPQIQAIQSDEDVVRVRQLVRTVAVAVKLSLVDQTKLVTAASELARNTLVYGGGGTAEVVTVEDDRRRGVRILFADSGPGIADIELALTDGYTTGNGLGLGLSGARRLVDEFDVWTAVGEGTRITITKWSR, translated from the coding sequence ATGACCGCCGGTGTCGATCTGGGCGTGCCGCAGATCCAGGCGATCCAGAGCGACGAGGACGTGGTCCGGGTCCGCCAGCTGGTGCGTACGGTCGCGGTCGCGGTAAAGCTCTCGCTGGTCGACCAGACCAAGCTCGTCACCGCCGCGAGCGAGCTGGCCCGCAACACCCTGGTCTACGGCGGCGGCGGCACGGCCGAGGTGGTCACCGTCGAGGACGACCGCCGGCGCGGGGTGCGGATCCTCTTCGCCGACTCCGGGCCCGGCATCGCCGACATCGAGCTGGCCCTGACCGACGGCTACACCACCGGCAACGGGCTCGGCCTGGGGCTGAGCGGGGCCCGCCGGCTGGTCGACGAATTCGATGTCTGGACCGCCGTCGGCGAGGGGACCCGGATCACCATCACCAAGTGGTCCCGATGA
- a CDS encoding STAS domain-containing protein: MERVPILKIGDILLVSIQVDMSDQTAVQLQEDLAERIVATGSHGVIIDITALDIVDSFVGRMLSTIASISKVLDAEIVVVGMRPAVAITLVELGLSLNGIRTALNVERGMELIAAARVYEWDEVDADEDAETTATT; encoded by the coding sequence ATGGAGCGGGTGCCGATCCTGAAGATCGGCGACATCCTGCTGGTCTCCATCCAGGTCGACATGTCCGACCAGACGGCGGTCCAGCTCCAGGAGGACCTGGCCGAACGAATCGTCGCAACCGGCAGCCACGGTGTGATCATCGACATCACCGCGCTGGACATCGTCGACTCGTTCGTCGGCCGGATGCTCTCCACCATCGCGTCCATCTCCAAGGTGCTGGACGCCGAGATCGTGGTGGTCGGGATGCGTCCCGCCGTCGCCATCACCCTGGTCGAACTGGGCCTGTCGCTCAACGGCATCCGGACCGCGCTGAACGTCGAGCGGGGCATGGAGCTGATCGCGGCGGCGCGGGTCTACGAGTGGGACGAGGTCGACGCCGACGAGGATGCCGAGACGACGGCCACCACATGA
- the mscL gene encoding large conductance mechanosensitive channel protein MscL: MLKGFKDFIMRGNVVDLAVGVVIGAAFTGVVTQLTKSFLEPLIRVFVLLLTGSRDGIAGTAPDFRGIPFDWVAFVNAVITFLLTAAALYFLVVYPMNRLAERRRRGEEPPPKAPSEEIKLLTEIRDALVAAGHHTPGQQRGALDEVLGRRNEPPVNR; encoded by the coding sequence ATGCTCAAGGGCTTCAAAGACTTCATCATGCGCGGAAACGTCGTGGACCTGGCGGTCGGTGTCGTTATCGGTGCGGCCTTCACCGGCGTGGTCACCCAGCTCACCAAGTCGTTCCTGGAACCGCTGATCCGGGTCTTCGTGCTGCTGCTCACCGGCAGCCGCGACGGGATCGCGGGCACCGCTCCCGACTTCCGGGGCATCCCGTTCGACTGGGTGGCCTTCGTCAACGCGGTGATCACCTTCCTACTCACCGCGGCGGCGCTGTACTTCCTGGTCGTCTACCCGATGAACCGGCTCGCCGAGCGCCGGCGGCGCGGCGAGGAGCCGCCGCCGAAGGCGCCGAGCGAGGAGATCAAGCTGCTCACCGAGATCCGGGACGCGCTGGTCGCCGCCGGCCACCACACGCCGGGGCAGCAGCGGGGGGCGCTGGACGAGGTGCTGGGCCGCCGGAACGAGCCGCCGGTCAACCGCTGA
- a CDS encoding STAS domain-containing protein gives MALHPEESRRLAGLLSQHAEQLTRRWTEVVGASLRGRLSQAELARQVQELRRSMIDAGENGITDLDSEQGGELRAVLAELSRSRARQGFTATETAISVFALKDALLELMEEGQDAATLRDYVAFSGLIDQMGLFTFESYVRTRESLIADQAEQLLELSTPVVKLWEGVVAVPLVGTLDSARAQVVMERLLQTLVDTGSPYAIIDITGVPAVDTQVAQHILKTVVAARLMGADCIISGIRPQIAQTIVALGIEFGDIATKASLADALRHVLRLTGVETTRRQPRRES, from the coding sequence GTGGCGTTGCACCCGGAGGAGAGTCGCCGGCTCGCCGGCCTGCTGAGCCAGCATGCCGAGCAGCTGACCCGGCGGTGGACGGAGGTCGTCGGCGCGTCGCTGCGCGGACGGCTCAGCCAGGCGGAGCTCGCCCGCCAGGTGCAGGAGCTGCGCCGTAGCATGATCGACGCCGGCGAGAACGGCATCACCGACCTGGATTCCGAGCAGGGCGGTGAGCTGCGCGCGGTGCTCGCCGAGCTCTCCCGAAGCCGCGCCCGGCAGGGCTTCACCGCGACCGAGACCGCGATCAGCGTCTTCGCGCTGAAGGATGCCCTGCTCGAGCTGATGGAGGAGGGCCAGGACGCGGCTACCCTCCGCGACTACGTCGCCTTCTCCGGGCTGATCGACCAGATGGGGCTCTTCACCTTCGAGAGCTACGTCCGCACCCGGGAGAGCCTGATCGCCGACCAGGCCGAGCAGCTGCTCGAACTCTCCACCCCGGTGGTCAAGCTCTGGGAGGGCGTGGTCGCCGTCCCGCTGGTCGGCACGCTCGACTCGGCCCGCGCCCAGGTGGTGATGGAGCGGCTGCTGCAGACCCTGGTCGACACCGGATCGCCGTACGCGATCATCGACATCACCGGCGTCCCGGCGGTGGACACCCAGGTCGCCCAGCACATCCTCAAGACCGTGGTGGCCGCCCGGCTGATGGGCGCCGACTGCATCATCTCCGGCATCCGGCCGCAGATCGCGCAGACCATCGTCGCCCTCGGCATCGAGTTCGGCGACATCGCCACCAAGGCGAGCCTCGCCGACGCCCTGCGCCACGTGCTGCGGCTGACCGGCGTCGAGACCACCCGCCGGCAGCCGCGTCGGGAGTCCTGA
- a CDS encoding FadR/GntR family transcriptional regulator, whose product MTPPVDSVPVPPRGHRVRQTIEQLRARILGGEWPVGGRIPTEPQLVAALGVGRNTVREAVRALVHAGVLECRQGSGTYVVSTDELAPVVARRFTDERMAEVVEVRRAFEVEAARLAAVRRTPADLAALDDALAAREAAWRSGRVDEFVTADATLHTAVVAAAHNAMLAELYASVGAALRGTVAQAMGGALEPERYVDHDRLVAAIRDGDPERAAIEAGAFLEPQSTA is encoded by the coding sequence GTGACACCGCCGGTGGATTCCGTCCCCGTACCGCCCCGCGGGCACCGGGTGCGGCAGACGATCGAGCAGCTCCGGGCGCGCATCCTCGGTGGCGAGTGGCCGGTGGGCGGCCGCATCCCGACCGAGCCGCAGCTCGTCGCCGCGCTCGGGGTAGGGCGGAACACCGTCCGGGAGGCGGTCCGCGCCCTGGTCCACGCCGGCGTGCTCGAGTGCCGTCAGGGCTCCGGGACGTACGTGGTGTCGACCGACGAACTGGCCCCGGTGGTGGCCCGCCGGTTCACCGACGAGCGGATGGCCGAGGTGGTCGAGGTGCGCCGCGCCTTCGAGGTGGAGGCGGCCCGGCTCGCCGCCGTCCGACGTACGCCCGCGGACCTGGCGGCGCTCGACGACGCGCTCGCCGCCCGCGAGGCGGCCTGGCGCTCCGGCCGGGTCGACGAATTCGTGACGGCGGACGCCACGCTGCACACCGCGGTGGTGGCCGCCGCGCACAATGCCATGCTCGCCGAGCTGTACGCCTCGGTCGGCGCCGCGCTGCGCGGCACCGTCGCCCAGGCCATGGGCGGCGCGCTGGAGCCCGAGCGGTACGTCGATCATGATCGGCTCGTGGCGGCGATCCGGGACGGCGATCCGGAGCGGGCGGCGATCGAGGCGGGTGCCTTTCTGGAGCCGCAGTCCACGGCATAG
- a CDS encoding MFS transporter: MTPPPTACADPTTVAAPPAPSVDVTPGPAPAPAPPASPATGGLLVLAGMLLVALNLRAAITGLGALLDEVRTGLALSGTMAGVVTTLPAIAFAVFGAVTPRLVRRHSSARVLIVAMLALVAGQVLRVLTDSSAVFLVTSAVALAGIAVANVLLPMLVKQHFPGRLGLVTGAYSMALTVGATVAAAATVPVAHALGSWRAGLAVWAGLAAVAVLPWVPLALRARASRRAASPTAARVDRPRIRPGRTRLGWAMATYFGTQSLGAYAIMGWLAQLFRDAGYRPETAGLLLAGVTALGTPIALVMPALAARVRTLRPLILSLSTAMTLAYLGLAVVPAAGALLWVVLLAIGQSAFPLILATIGLRARTAEGTVSLSAFTQSVGYLIAALGPLLVGILYEATGGWRLPLGFLLAALAVQTTAGMVIARPRHIEDER; this comes from the coding sequence ATGACCCCGCCACCGACCGCCTGCGCGGACCCGACCACGGTCGCTGCGCCGCCCGCTCCGAGCGTCGACGTCACCCCGGGACCGGCACCCGCGCCGGCCCCGCCGGCGTCCCCCGCCACGGGCGGCCTGTTGGTGCTGGCCGGGATGCTGCTGGTCGCGCTGAACCTGCGCGCCGCGATCACCGGCCTCGGCGCCCTGCTCGACGAGGTACGCACCGGTCTGGCCCTCTCCGGGACGATGGCCGGCGTCGTCACCACCCTGCCCGCCATCGCGTTCGCCGTCTTCGGGGCGGTCACTCCGCGGCTGGTCCGCCGCCACTCGTCGGCCCGGGTGCTGATCGTGGCGATGCTGGCGCTCGTCGCCGGACAGGTGCTGCGCGTCCTCACCGACTCGTCGGCGGTCTTCCTGGTCACCAGCGCGGTGGCGCTGGCCGGGATCGCGGTGGCGAACGTCCTGCTGCCGATGCTGGTCAAGCAGCACTTCCCGGGCCGCCTCGGGCTGGTCACCGGCGCGTACTCGATGGCGCTGACCGTCGGCGCCACCGTGGCGGCCGCCGCTACCGTGCCGGTCGCGCACGCGCTCGGCTCGTGGCGCGCCGGCCTGGCGGTCTGGGCCGGGCTGGCCGCGGTGGCCGTACTCCCGTGGGTGCCGCTGGCCCTGCGCGCCCGCGCGTCCCGACGGGCGGCGAGCCCAACGGCGGCGAGGGTCGATCGGCCCCGGATCCGGCCGGGGCGGACCCGGCTGGGCTGGGCGATGGCCACCTACTTCGGTACGCAGTCACTGGGCGCCTACGCCATCATGGGCTGGCTGGCTCAGCTGTTCCGGGACGCCGGCTACCGCCCGGAGACGGCCGGTCTCCTGCTCGCCGGGGTGACCGCGCTCGGCACGCCGATCGCCCTGGTCATGCCGGCCCTCGCCGCCCGGGTGCGCACGCTGCGTCCGCTGATCCTGTCGCTCTCGACCGCGATGACGCTCGCGTATCTCGGGCTGGCAGTCGTCCCGGCCGCCGGCGCGCTGCTCTGGGTCGTCCTGCTCGCCATCGGGCAGAGCGCCTTCCCGTTGATCCTGGCCACCATCGGCCTGCGGGCGCGGACCGCCGAGGGGACGGTGTCGCTGTCCGCCTTCACCCAGAGCGTCGGCTACCTCATCGCCGCGCTCGGCCCGCTGCTGGTCGGCATCCTCTACGAGGCGACCGGGGGCTGGCGGCTGCCGCTCGGGTTCCTGCTGGCGGCGCTCGCGGTGCAGACGACCGCGGGCATGGTGATCGCCCGTCCCCGGCACATCGAGGACGAGCGCTGA
- a CDS encoding STAS domain-containing protein — MSLTVQTEQRGDVVVVSVAGELDMATAPQLQDQITDLLDKGRNRLVFDLADVSFCDSTGLSVFVRAKNSCDEAGGVVRLAAPQRGVLRILEVSGLVEVLHTYPTVEQAVAGDPTPASS; from the coding sequence ATGTCCCTGACGGTGCAGACGGAACAGCGCGGCGACGTGGTCGTCGTGTCGGTCGCGGGCGAGTTGGACATGGCGACCGCACCGCAGTTGCAGGACCAGATCACTGATCTGCTGGACAAGGGGCGCAACCGCCTCGTCTTCGACCTGGCGGACGTGTCGTTCTGCGACTCCACCGGGCTGTCCGTGTTCGTACGGGCCAAGAACAGCTGCGACGAGGCCGGCGGCGTCGTCCGGCTGGCCGCCCCGCAGCGCGGCGTGCTGCGCATCCTGGAGGTCAGCGGCCTGGTCGAGGTGCTGCACACCTACCCGACGGTCGAGCAGGCCGTCGCGGGCGACCCGACCCCGGCCTCCTCCTGA
- a CDS encoding AAA family ATPase — protein MMPVSMVGRAGELAELDRAWCTVVSGDRPAPTVTVITGAAGVGKSLLVAAALEGFAPRPAMVLAGAARVHDPAPYDWLAAVLSGRDTSGLDLPPDALAWLAQQPTAPRERYAPGTLLRLAVRTVRLLVGAGPAVLVVEDLHALDPASLNLLCELAATPELPALLVVVSRPPADAVAPDLTVRALARLCGVRGAVRQHLAPLTAAEVAEVLTQVYGGTRPAEPVATAVWQRTGGNPYVLTELLAAHAGAGPEGLVHQPLPEHLRPPVPRPAAPPDAEPPDAELTGREIEVLGCLVAGMSNKQAARALGISVRTVTVHVSNLLRKTGSASRTEAALWAVRRRLPVSAPPG, from the coding sequence ATGATGCCGGTGTCCATGGTCGGGCGCGCCGGCGAGCTGGCCGAGCTCGACCGGGCATGGTGCACCGTGGTCTCCGGTGACCGGCCGGCACCCACCGTCACGGTGATCACCGGCGCCGCCGGAGTCGGCAAGAGTCTGCTGGTCGCGGCCGCCCTGGAGGGTTTCGCCCCGCGCCCGGCGATGGTCCTCGCGGGCGCCGCCCGGGTGCACGACCCGGCCCCGTACGACTGGTTGGCGGCGGTGCTCAGCGGGCGGGACACCAGCGGCCTCGACCTGCCGCCCGACGCCCTCGCCTGGCTCGCCCAGCAACCGACCGCGCCGCGCGAGCGCTACGCACCGGGCACGCTGCTGCGGCTCGCCGTCCGCACGGTGCGGCTGCTGGTCGGCGCCGGCCCGGCGGTGCTGGTGGTCGAGGACCTGCACGCCCTCGATCCGGCCAGCCTCAACCTGCTGTGTGAGCTGGCCGCCACCCCGGAGCTGCCGGCCCTGCTGGTGGTGGTCAGCCGGCCGCCGGCCGACGCGGTCGCGCCGGACCTCACGGTCCGCGCGCTGGCCCGCCTCTGCGGGGTACGCGGCGCGGTGCGCCAGCACCTCGCCCCGCTGACCGCGGCCGAGGTGGCCGAGGTGCTGACCCAGGTGTACGGCGGGACGCGCCCCGCCGAGCCGGTGGCCACCGCGGTCTGGCAGCGCACCGGCGGCAACCCGTACGTGCTGACCGAACTGCTCGCCGCGCACGCCGGGGCGGGCCCGGAGGGGCTGGTTCACCAGCCGCTGCCGGAGCATCTTCGGCCGCCGGTGCCCCGGCCGGCGGCCCCGCCGGACGCGGAGCCGCCGGACGCGGAGCTGACTGGCCGGGAGATCGAGGTGCTCGGCTGCCTGGTCGCCGGGATGTCCAACAAGCAGGCGGCCCGGGCGCTCGGCATCTCGGTGCGGACGGTGACCGTGCACGTGTCGAATCTGCTGCGCAAGACCGGTTCGGCGTCGCGTACCGAGGCGGCGCTCTGGGCGGTGCGGCGCCGGCTGCCGGTCTCGGCGCCGCCCGGCTGA